A portion of the Microbacterium hominis genome contains these proteins:
- a CDS encoding alpha/beta fold hydrolase, translated as MPFVTTDDGTEIFYKDWGGDGAPVLLSHGWPLNSDAWESAALFLAEHGHRAIAHDRRGHGKSTQTWSGNDMDTYADDLACLINHLDLESVTLVGHSTGGGEVLHYVARHGSARVAKLILVSAVPPLMLRTDDNPHALPIDVFDGIRAGEAHNRSQLYRDLADGPFFGNNRAGDVPQGTRDAFWLQGLASGTRNAYECIAAFSATDFRPDLAKVDVPTLVIHGDDDQIVPFELSGKLSAEGIADAELLVYEGRPHGLPDTDRERLHADILAFVER; from the coding sequence ATGCCGTTCGTGACCACAGACGATGGAACCGAGATCTTCTACAAGGACTGGGGAGGCGACGGAGCTCCCGTGCTGCTCAGCCACGGCTGGCCTCTGAACTCCGACGCCTGGGAGTCGGCGGCCCTGTTCCTCGCCGAGCACGGGCACCGCGCGATCGCGCACGACCGGCGCGGGCACGGCAAGTCCACCCAGACCTGGAGCGGCAACGACATGGACACGTATGCCGACGACCTCGCGTGCCTCATCAACCACCTCGACCTGGAGAGCGTGACCCTTGTCGGCCACTCGACAGGCGGCGGCGAGGTGCTCCACTACGTCGCGCGCCACGGCTCGGCGCGCGTCGCGAAGCTCATCCTCGTGTCGGCGGTTCCACCGCTGATGCTCCGGACAGACGACAATCCGCACGCACTTCCCATCGACGTGTTCGACGGGATCCGCGCGGGCGAAGCGCACAACCGATCGCAGCTGTACCGGGATCTCGCCGACGGTCCGTTCTTCGGGAACAACCGTGCCGGCGACGTGCCGCAGGGAACCCGGGACGCGTTCTGGCTGCAGGGTCTGGCATCCGGCACCCGCAACGCCTACGAGTGCATCGCCGCGTTCTCCGCCACCGACTTCCGGCCAGACCTCGCCAAGGTCGATGTCCCGACCCTCGTGATCCATGGCGACGACGACCAGATCGTCCCGTTCGAGCTCAGCGGCAAGCTCTCCGCCGAGGGCATCGCCGATGCCGAACTCCTCGTCTACGAGGGACGCCCGCACGGGCTCCCCGACACCGACCGGGAACGCCTCCATGCCGACATCCTCGCGTTCGTCGAGCGCTGA
- a CDS encoding DUF4383 domain-containing protein, whose translation MLSSPNRLFGTIFGAVYVLVGLLGFAVTGGVGFLATDGGLLLGIFAVNPLHNVAHLLIGGALLVAGLAGARSAKTVNTVVGAAYLLLGVVGFFLVGTPANILALNVPDHFLHLASAIVLLGVGLGAERSVRTTATA comes from the coding sequence ATGCTCTCGTCACCCAACCGCCTCTTCGGCACGATCTTCGGCGCCGTCTATGTGCTGGTCGGCCTGCTCGGCTTCGCCGTCACCGGCGGCGTCGGCTTCCTCGCCACCGACGGCGGCCTGCTGCTGGGTATCTTCGCCGTGAACCCGCTCCACAACGTTGCCCACCTGCTGATCGGCGGGGCCCTGCTGGTCGCCGGCCTCGCGGGGGCCCGCTCGGCGAAGACCGTGAACACCGTCGTGGGCGCGGCGTACCTGCTGCTCGGCGTCGTGGGCTTCTTCCTCGTCGGCACGCCGGCGAACATCCTGGCGCTGAACGTTCCCGACCACTTCCTGCACCTGGCGAGCGCCATCGTGCTCCTCGGCGTGGGTCTGGGCGCCGAGCGCTCGGTGCGCACCACCGCGACCGCGTGA
- a CDS encoding anti-sigma factor: MTESEFAELAAGHALHALSDQDERAFERALADHPEWTHHVAGAVDAAAGLADATEPVEPPATARAALLARISSGALPEQPQPEQPQPEQPQSAAGPAPATPSTPRRPTARWFALAASAVLVLALGIGAVVAVGQLTRPAAEVALAQIEGSSDAASATTELTPAGRATVHWSASEGQAVLVTEGVDAPSVGQTYELWFVRPDGAVSAGTFDVGPDGTTTTLLNGDYEAGDVIAMTVEPAGGSPTGEPTTDPLFAVET; this comes from the coding sequence ATGACCGAGTCCGAGTTCGCCGAGCTCGCCGCCGGCCATGCGCTGCACGCGCTGTCGGACCAGGACGAGCGCGCGTTCGAGCGCGCCCTCGCCGACCACCCCGAGTGGACGCACCACGTGGCGGGCGCCGTCGACGCTGCGGCGGGCCTCGCTGACGCCACGGAACCCGTGGAACCGCCCGCGACCGCCCGCGCCGCGCTGCTCGCCCGCATCTCTTCCGGCGCCCTGCCGGAGCAGCCGCAACCGGAGCAGCCGCAACCGGAACAGCCGCAGTCGGCGGCCGGCCCGGCGCCCGCCACGCCGTCGACGCCGCGCCGGCCGACCGCGCGGTGGTTCGCCCTCGCGGCGAGCGCGGTGCTGGTGCTCGCACTCGGGATCGGGGCGGTCGTCGCCGTCGGACAGCTGACCCGCCCCGCCGCCGAGGTGGCCCTGGCGCAGATCGAGGGATCGTCCGACGCCGCGTCGGCGACCACCGAGCTCACCCCCGCCGGACGGGCGACCGTGCACTGGTCGGCCTCGGAGGGGCAGGCGGTGCTCGTGACGGAGGGCGTCGACGCACCGTCGGTGGGTCAGACGTACGAGCTCTGGTTCGTGCGCCCCGACGGCGCGGTCTCGGCGGGAACCTTCGATGTCGGCCCCGACGGCACCACGACGACGCTCCTGAACGGGGACTACGAGGCGGGCGATGTCATCGCGATGACCGTCGAGCCGGCGGGCGGCTCCCCCACCGGGGAGCCGACCACCGATCCCCTGTTCGCGGTCGAGACGTAG
- a CDS encoding helix-turn-helix transcriptional regulator, with protein MDNDLALLGRYAETERLRVLFAGARNQAGGALLITGDPGIGKTTLVEAALSEQHGLRVLRTQGVEVESAIAYGALQRLGLPLIEYVDELPPAQQTALRIAAGVEQGLPPQPALVGLGFLSLLARAGTDQPTVCVIDDAQHADAESLLALGFVARRLTAERAGIVIAARMDDAVDGALAGVPRLELGGLDPESGSALIRGATRGVLDHTVAADYVAYTAGNPLALRELAVEWSAEELTATAISHSPIPIGRRLEQIYARRLRELPEASRQWLLIAAAESSGDIGAVGAAADALGIPADASAEAERIDFVRTRDRIRFRHPLIRSAVYADATGADRRRAHHALGDHARSHGRPEIAAYHAAAAVDRPDDDVAAELSAAADTAGARGGMLSRAHLLARAASLSTTIGDRSERSVAAAEAALSAGAARLAVQLLDRVDEATLNDVGRGRKLIVEAMSGLFLSDPEGLRGGLGKLIAAADLVSELAPDLSRQTLLLALNSATVTEEQAVGADIRDLGLRMRAASDGEDITAILLRAVSAFILDDYPIAAPLLREALDALLGGMGEELNGLAFYVTIPCVALWDWQAASEMLLRAARVGRIAGALRDVDACLWILSAVEMSRMNPTAAAGYIEQSAELRRALGVIDEQAVNAGLLAWQGTPPAVVEQITHAIHEAGWGGISRMATGAIAINEIAAGAYEAAFERLSPLVRHPFLQASFHHIPEYIEAAARSGNRSSAHWALAKLESYADASGSVVARGLRDRSRALLADDQSAEQHYLSAIDTLVGDHDGDGARARLLYGEWLRRVRRRNDAREQLQLAYDTFTARGAVTFAERARREIHAAGAQVLSEPKAPDLLTSQEREVAVLAARGATNTEIAASMFISPNTVDYHLRKVFRKLQINSRRQLTDLLAP; from the coding sequence ATCGACAACGATCTGGCGCTGCTCGGGCGGTACGCGGAGACCGAACGGCTCCGCGTGCTGTTCGCGGGCGCGAGGAACCAGGCGGGCGGCGCACTGCTCATCACCGGTGACCCGGGAATCGGCAAGACCACACTCGTGGAAGCCGCCCTGAGCGAGCAGCACGGACTCCGGGTCCTGCGCACACAGGGTGTCGAGGTGGAATCCGCGATCGCGTACGGCGCCCTCCAACGGCTCGGCCTGCCGCTCATCGAATACGTCGATGAGCTCCCGCCGGCGCAGCAGACCGCGTTGCGGATCGCAGCGGGGGTCGAACAGGGGCTGCCGCCCCAGCCGGCGCTCGTGGGGCTGGGGTTCCTCAGCCTGCTCGCACGGGCGGGAACCGACCAGCCGACCGTCTGCGTGATCGATGACGCACAGCACGCAGACGCCGAGTCGCTGCTCGCACTCGGATTCGTCGCGCGGAGGCTCACCGCCGAGCGCGCCGGCATCGTGATCGCCGCCCGCATGGACGACGCGGTCGACGGCGCCCTGGCCGGCGTACCTCGTCTCGAGTTGGGCGGCTTGGACCCGGAATCCGGCTCCGCACTGATTCGCGGGGCGACAAGAGGAGTCCTCGATCACACCGTGGCTGCCGACTACGTCGCATACACGGCGGGGAATCCGCTCGCGCTGCGAGAGCTCGCCGTGGAATGGTCGGCGGAGGAGCTCACCGCGACCGCGATCTCCCACTCGCCGATTCCGATCGGTCGCCGACTCGAGCAGATCTACGCGCGCCGGCTGCGGGAGCTTCCCGAAGCCAGCAGGCAATGGCTTCTCATCGCCGCGGCCGAGTCGAGCGGTGATATCGGCGCGGTCGGCGCCGCCGCCGACGCGCTCGGCATCCCCGCCGACGCCTCTGCAGAGGCCGAGCGCATCGACTTCGTGCGTACCCGCGACAGAATCCGCTTCCGGCATCCGCTCATCCGCTCAGCCGTCTACGCCGACGCCACCGGCGCAGACAGAAGGAGAGCGCACCACGCGCTCGGCGACCACGCCAGATCGCACGGCCGGCCCGAGATCGCGGCCTACCACGCGGCGGCCGCAGTCGACAGGCCCGACGACGACGTCGCCGCGGAACTCTCCGCGGCAGCCGACACCGCCGGTGCGCGCGGTGGCATGCTCTCGCGCGCGCACCTGCTCGCCCGCGCCGCCTCGCTGTCGACCACGATCGGCGATCGCAGCGAGCGATCCGTGGCGGCCGCCGAGGCCGCCCTCAGCGCGGGCGCTGCGCGACTTGCCGTACAGCTGCTCGACCGAGTCGACGAAGCCACCCTCAACGACGTCGGCAGAGGCCGCAAGCTCATCGTCGAGGCGATGTCGGGATTGTTCCTGTCCGACCCGGAGGGTCTTCGGGGCGGCCTCGGGAAGCTGATCGCCGCGGCCGATCTCGTGAGCGAGCTGGCGCCTGACCTGTCCCGCCAGACGCTGCTGCTCGCCCTCAACTCGGCCACCGTCACGGAGGAGCAGGCCGTCGGCGCCGACATTCGAGATCTCGGACTCCGGATGAGGGCCGCTTCCGACGGCGAAGACATCACCGCGATACTGCTCCGCGCGGTGAGCGCGTTCATCCTCGATGACTACCCGATCGCGGCGCCCCTGCTCCGGGAAGCGCTCGACGCGCTGCTCGGCGGAATGGGCGAGGAGCTCAACGGCCTCGCCTTCTATGTGACCATCCCGTGCGTCGCGCTCTGGGACTGGCAGGCCGCGTCCGAAATGCTCCTGCGCGCGGCGCGAGTCGGTCGGATCGCCGGCGCACTGCGCGACGTCGACGCTTGTCTGTGGATCCTCAGCGCAGTCGAGATGAGCAGGATGAACCCCACGGCCGCAGCCGGATACATCGAGCAATCTGCGGAGCTCCGACGCGCGCTCGGGGTGATCGACGAGCAGGCGGTGAACGCGGGGCTGCTCGCCTGGCAGGGCACACCGCCGGCGGTCGTCGAGCAGATCACCCACGCGATTCACGAAGCGGGGTGGGGAGGCATCTCCCGCATGGCCACCGGTGCGATCGCGATCAACGAGATCGCCGCCGGAGCGTACGAGGCGGCGTTCGAGCGCCTTTCGCCGCTCGTGCGCCACCCGTTCCTTCAAGCGAGCTTTCACCACATCCCCGAGTACATCGAGGCTGCCGCCCGAAGCGGAAACCGTTCATCGGCCCACTGGGCGCTCGCGAAGCTGGAGTCCTACGCCGATGCGAGCGGCTCCGTCGTCGCGCGCGGGCTGCGAGACCGATCGCGCGCCCTGCTCGCCGACGATCAGAGCGCTGAGCAGCACTACCTCTCCGCCATCGACACGCTCGTCGGCGACCACGACGGCGACGGCGCCCGCGCCCGCCTGCTCTACGGAGAATGGCTGCGTCGTGTGCGGCGCAGGAACGACGCCCGCGAACAGCTGCAGCTGGCGTACGACACGTTCACCGCACGCGGGGCGGTCACCTTCGCCGAACGCGCTCGCCGTGAGATCCACGCCGCGGGCGCACAGGTCCTCAGCGAACCGAAAGCGCCAGACCTTCTCACCAGCCAGGAACGGGAAGTCGCAGTGCTGGCAGCGCGCGGTGCGACGAACACCGAGATAGCCGCGTCGATGTTCATCAGCCCCAACACGGTCGACTACCACCTGCGCAAGGTGTTCCGGAAACTCCAGATCAACTCACGCCGCCAGCTCACCGATCTGCTTGCCCCGTGA
- a CDS encoding arsenate reductase ArsC has translation MSEHDNATTPTVLFVCVHNAGRSQMAAGYLQALAGDDVRVFSAGSAPKDQVNPVAVQAMAEEGIDIAGNTPKVLTIDAVKESDVVITMGCGDACPIFPGKRYEDWELDDPAGQGIEAVRPIRDEIRRRIEGLIDDLLPENAARS, from the coding sequence ATGAGCGAGCACGACAACGCGACCACGCCCACCGTCCTCTTCGTCTGCGTCCACAATGCCGGCCGCTCCCAGATGGCCGCCGGATATCTGCAGGCGCTGGCGGGCGACGATGTGCGCGTGTTCTCCGCCGGGTCGGCGCCGAAGGATCAGGTCAACCCCGTCGCGGTGCAGGCGATGGCGGAAGAGGGCATCGACATCGCCGGCAACACGCCGAAGGTGCTCACCATCGACGCCGTGAAGGAGTCCGATGTCGTCATCACGATGGGCTGCGGCGACGCGTGCCCGATCTTTCCCGGCAAGCGCTACGAGGACTGGGAGCTGGACGACCCGGCCGGCCAGGGCATCGAGGCGGTACGTCCGATCCGCGACGAGATCCGCCGGCGCATCGAGGGTCTGATCGACGACCTGCTGCCGGAGAACGCGGCGCGATCCTGA
- a CDS encoding helix-turn-helix transcriptional regulator, with translation MRNRIVSLRTERGWTQADLALRVGVSRQSINAIDTGKFDPSLPVAFRLADLFGAKIEDIFTHDG, from the coding sequence ATGAGAAACCGCATCGTCAGCCTTCGCACCGAGCGAGGATGGACGCAGGCGGACCTCGCCCTTCGCGTCGGTGTGTCACGGCAGTCGATCAACGCGATCGATACGGGGAAGTTCGACCCGAGCCTGCCGGTCGCATTCCGCCTCGCCGACCTCTTCGGGGCGAAGATCGAGGACATCTTCACTCACGACGGCTGA
- a CDS encoding FAD-binding oxidoreductase → MTLENTLDRAAGHPGPGRPPLRTADRLRLLLGDRAVLAGHADYDRMRTPWNLAIDQRPFAVVQPESAEEVVDAVRAAAACGLRVAAQSTGHAAAALADTDLSTTLLVSLARLRGVTVDAERRTARVLGGTVWNDVLEAAAPYGLTALHGSAGDVSVAGYSLSGGVSFYARRHGLAVGAVRAAQMVTADGTLVRASAEENPDLFWAVRGGSGAFGVVVSLEIDLLPYPDVYAGMLMWDAARAADVAHAWARWTATAPESATTALRILHFPPLPELPPFLAGRSLVVIDGAILATDEAASDLLQPLRDLAPEMDTFARIPAAGLVQVHMDPPGPTPALTGHAMLAGLPAEAVDAFVASAATPGLFIAELRHVGAAAALRPEGGGAVAALEGDYLAHTVAMVPAPEAAAGAVAATSAGIAALSPWHADALALTFVDGGGANRAPGFGASLPRLRELKHAYDPEDRFAAGQPL, encoded by the coding sequence ATGACCCTCGAGAACACGCTGGACCGCGCCGCCGGGCATCCGGGGCCGGGCCGTCCTCCCCTCCGCACCGCCGATCGACTGCGGCTGCTCCTCGGCGACCGGGCGGTGCTCGCGGGTCACGCCGACTACGACCGCATGCGCACCCCCTGGAACCTCGCCATCGATCAGCGTCCTTTCGCGGTCGTGCAGCCCGAGTCCGCGGAGGAGGTGGTGGACGCGGTGCGTGCGGCCGCGGCGTGCGGGCTCCGCGTCGCCGCCCAGTCCACCGGCCATGCGGCTGCGGCACTGGCCGACACCGACCTGTCGACCACGCTGCTGGTGTCTCTCGCACGGCTGCGCGGGGTCACCGTCGATGCCGAGCGTCGCACGGCGCGCGTGCTCGGCGGCACGGTGTGGAACGACGTGCTCGAGGCTGCTGCGCCCTACGGCCTGACCGCGCTGCACGGCAGTGCCGGAGACGTCTCGGTCGCCGGCTACAGCCTGTCGGGCGGTGTGTCGTTCTACGCGCGCCGACACGGTCTCGCCGTGGGCGCGGTGCGCGCGGCGCAGATGGTCACGGCCGACGGGACGCTCGTGCGCGCCAGCGCCGAGGAGAACCCCGACCTGTTCTGGGCGGTGCGCGGCGGCTCCGGAGCTTTCGGCGTGGTCGTCTCGCTCGAGATCGATCTGCTCCCGTACCCCGACGTCTACGCCGGCATGCTGATGTGGGATGCCGCACGTGCCGCCGACGTCGCGCACGCGTGGGCGCGCTGGACGGCGACCGCGCCGGAGAGCGCGACGACCGCTCTGCGCATCCTGCACTTCCCGCCCCTGCCCGAGCTGCCGCCGTTCCTCGCGGGACGCTCGCTCGTCGTGATCGACGGGGCGATCCTCGCGACCGATGAGGCGGCATCCGACCTCCTGCAGCCCCTGCGCGATCTCGCACCCGAGATGGACACGTTCGCGCGGATCCCGGCGGCCGGGCTCGTGCAGGTGCACATGGACCCGCCGGGGCCGACGCCCGCGCTCACGGGCCACGCGATGCTCGCCGGCCTGCCGGCCGAGGCGGTCGATGCGTTCGTCGCATCGGCCGCGACCCCGGGCCTGTTCATCGCCGAACTCCGGCACGTGGGTGCGGCCGCCGCTCTCCGGCCGGAGGGCGGCGGCGCGGTCGCCGCGCTCGAGGGCGACTACCTCGCGCACACCGTCGCGATGGTGCCCGCGCCCGAGGCCGCAGCCGGTGCGGTCGCAGCGACCTCGGCGGGAATCGCCGCCCTCTCCCCGTGGCACGCCGACGCGCTGGCGCTCACCTTCGTCGATGGCGGGGGAGCGAACCGCGCTCCCGGGTTCGGGGCGTCGCTGCCGCGATTGCGGGAGCTCAAGCACGCCTACGATCCGGAGGACCGGTTCGCCGCGGGGCAGCCGCTCTGA
- a CDS encoding metalloregulator ArsR/SmtB family transcription factor: MDAQTVDRSLAVLADPTRARIVGLIRDADEERALVGGLAKSLGLTQPTVSHHMRMLLTEGVVQRTRDGRRVWYSIDPDARERVAAMLGAPAVPPRTPDLERISRDLARRFRGTFSAETVAHYVDDSHRLLAARGPISQVASRTAAFAASRLDALARARHPGGGVPEVLFVCVQNAGRSQLASAILRHLAGGRVMVRTAGSAPGGEVRSAIVTALDEIGVPLGGEFPKPLTDEAVKAADVVITMGCGDACPIYPGRTYLDWELADPVGRPLEEVRAIRDDIDTRVRALIADLDIERSSRAETKA, translated from the coding sequence ATGGATGCCCAGACGGTCGACCGATCTCTGGCCGTGCTCGCGGATCCGACCAGGGCACGCATCGTCGGCCTCATCCGGGATGCCGACGAGGAACGGGCGCTGGTCGGCGGGCTGGCGAAGAGCCTCGGTCTGACCCAGCCGACGGTGAGCCACCACATGCGGATGCTCCTCACGGAGGGGGTGGTGCAGCGCACGCGCGACGGCAGACGGGTCTGGTATTCGATCGACCCCGACGCTCGGGAGCGTGTGGCGGCGATGCTCGGCGCGCCCGCTGTGCCCCCGCGCACGCCCGACCTCGAGCGGATCTCGCGCGACCTCGCGCGCCGCTTCCGCGGCACGTTCAGCGCCGAGACGGTCGCGCACTACGTCGACGACAGCCATCGGCTGCTCGCGGCGAGGGGGCCGATCTCCCAGGTGGCCTCTCGCACGGCGGCGTTCGCCGCATCTCGCCTGGATGCCCTCGCCCGCGCCCGCCATCCGGGCGGCGGCGTGCCGGAGGTGCTGTTCGTCTGCGTCCAGAACGCCGGGCGCTCGCAGTTGGCGTCGGCCATCCTGCGCCACCTCGCGGGCGGCCGGGTGATGGTGCGCACGGCCGGTTCCGCGCCCGGGGGCGAAGTGCGCTCCGCGATCGTGACGGCACTCGATGAGATCGGTGTGCCGCTCGGCGGGGAGTTCCCCAAGCCGCTGACCGACGAGGCGGTGAAGGCGGCCGACGTCGTGATCACCATGGGCTGCGGCGATGCGTGTCCGATCTACCCGGGTCGCACCTACCTCGACTGGGAGCTCGCCGACCCCGTCGGTCGACCGCTCGAAGAGGTGCGGGCGATCCGGGATGACATCGACACACGGGTACGGGCGCTGATCGCCGATCTGGACATCGAACGTTCATCGAGGGCGGAGACGAAAGCATAG
- the sigK gene encoding ECF RNA polymerase sigma factor SigK: protein MLVDMVIDGVEVPDEGAERSSGRAPDHVADLITRVADGDQDAFAGLYDMLSARVFGLIVRVLVDRAQSEEVLQEVFLEAWQAAARFDPARGQGRSWLLTIAHRRAVDRVRAAQASAGRDLRAGLRDLDTPHDSVEESVQLRIEGAQVAAALTRLPDPQREALTLAYYGGYSQSEIAALVGAPLGTIKSRMRDGLNNLRDAMGVSR from the coding sequence ATGCTGGTGGACATGGTGATCGACGGCGTGGAAGTGCCCGACGAGGGCGCCGAGCGCTCATCCGGGCGCGCGCCCGATCACGTGGCCGATTTGATCACGCGGGTCGCCGACGGCGACCAGGACGCCTTCGCCGGCCTGTACGACATGCTCTCGGCCCGGGTGTTCGGACTCATCGTCCGGGTGCTCGTCGATCGGGCGCAGAGCGAGGAAGTGCTCCAGGAGGTCTTCCTCGAAGCGTGGCAGGCCGCCGCGCGGTTCGACCCGGCACGGGGGCAGGGCCGGTCCTGGCTGCTCACCATCGCCCACCGCCGAGCCGTCGACCGCGTGCGGGCCGCGCAGGCCAGTGCCGGCCGCGACCTGCGGGCGGGCCTGCGCGATCTCGATACGCCACATGACAGCGTCGAGGAGAGCGTGCAGCTGCGCATCGAGGGCGCGCAGGTGGCGGCCGCCCTGACCCGGCTGCCCGATCCGCAGCGCGAGGCGCTCACCCTCGCCTACTACGGCGGGTACAGCCAGAGCGAGATCGCCGCCCTCGTGGGCGCGCCGCTGGGCACGATCAAGTCGCGGATGCGCGACGGACTGAACAATCTGAGGGATGCGATGGGGGTGTCGAGATGA
- a CDS encoding FAD-dependent oxidoreductase yields MQTHDVVVIGAGPAGLRCAAELAGRGREVVVLEADDRVGGRQRTDRVDGFTLDRGFHVLNTAYPAVRASVDVDGLAVRSFPAAVRVRRANGSWATIGHPLRHANLLPATLASGLVTPRDVVALLRWLGPIVVRPRAAVTRTDQSVGEGWNAAGLTGSLRTELLSPFFSGVLADASESTSDTYVRLLARSFLPAAAGLPREGIGALPRALASRARTAGADIRVGRAVSRLRRRENRWEVRALGEGRLLARDVVVAVGAEALDVLVDVRAPATRGLQTWWFATEQPPASALLTVDGTRDGPIVNSLAISAAVPQSAPPGRHLIQATCLWTPERVANEREVRAQLSHVWGRASTTWELLRRDDIPHALPALPPPMRRRSPARIGDGLHVAGDHRETPSIQGALLSGMRAAKSVLASPVRD; encoded by the coding sequence ATGCAGACGCACGACGTGGTCGTGATCGGTGCCGGGCCTGCCGGCCTGCGGTGCGCCGCCGAACTGGCGGGCCGCGGCCGCGAGGTGGTCGTGCTCGAGGCCGACGATCGCGTCGGCGGACGCCAGCGCACCGATCGCGTGGACGGCTTCACGCTCGACCGCGGGTTTCACGTCTTGAACACCGCCTATCCGGCCGTCCGGGCCTCGGTGGACGTAGATGGCCTCGCGGTGCGGTCGTTCCCGGCGGCGGTCCGGGTGCGCCGCGCAAACGGCTCCTGGGCGACGATCGGGCACCCGCTTCGGCATGCGAATCTGCTTCCCGCGACGCTGGCAAGCGGTCTTGTGACACCGCGTGACGTCGTCGCGCTTCTCCGGTGGCTCGGCCCGATCGTCGTCCGTCCGCGCGCCGCGGTGACGCGCACGGACCAGAGCGTGGGCGAGGGCTGGAACGCCGCGGGGCTTACCGGGTCGTTGCGCACCGAGCTCCTGTCGCCGTTCTTTTCGGGTGTTCTGGCGGACGCGTCGGAATCGACGTCCGACACCTACGTGCGCCTCCTCGCCCGATCGTTCCTGCCGGCAGCGGCAGGACTGCCCCGGGAAGGGATCGGTGCGCTGCCGAGAGCCCTTGCCTCGCGCGCTCGAACCGCGGGAGCCGATATCCGGGTCGGCCGTGCCGTCAGCCGCCTGCGGCGGCGCGAGAATCGGTGGGAGGTGCGCGCGCTCGGCGAGGGACGACTCCTCGCGCGCGACGTCGTCGTCGCGGTCGGCGCGGAGGCTCTCGACGTGCTCGTGGACGTACGTGCCCCCGCCACCCGAGGGCTGCAGACATGGTGGTTCGCGACCGAGCAACCCCCGGCATCCGCCCTTCTGACGGTCGACGGCACTCGCGACGGTCCTATCGTCAATTCGCTGGCGATCTCCGCTGCGGTGCCTCAGTCGGCGCCGCCGGGCCGTCACCTGATACAGGCGACCTGCCTGTGGACGCCGGAGCGTGTCGCGAACGAGCGCGAGGTGCGCGCCCAGCTCTCGCACGTGTGGGGCCGGGCCTCGACGACGTGGGAACTCCTCCGGCGCGACGACATCCCACACGCACTCCCCGCGCTGCCGCCACCCATGCGGCGGCGGTCGCCCGCCCGCATAGGCGACGGGCTGCACGTCGCGGGCGACCACCGCGAGACGCCGTCGATACAAGGCGCGCTCCTCTCGGGGATGCGGGCGGCGAAATCCGTGCTGGCGTCACCGGTGCGGGATTGA
- a CDS encoding DUF7218 family protein, whose protein sequence is MPRGKDSRLKDPEMYEALRKDGASKEKAARISNAAGGTTSGRRQTAQKGGESGSYDEWTVPELKKRAKELGLTGYSKKNKQALIDALRNH, encoded by the coding sequence ATGCCACGCGGCAAGGACTCACGGCTCAAAGACCCGGAGATGTATGAAGCGCTCCGCAAGGACGGCGCGTCGAAGGAGAAGGCTGCGCGGATCTCGAACGCCGCGGGCGGCACGACGTCCGGAAGGCGGCAGACCGCGCAGAAGGGCGGGGAATCCGGCAGCTACGACGAGTGGACGGTACCCGAACTGAAGAAGCGGGCCAAGGAGCTCGGCCTCACGGGGTACTCGAAGAAGAACAAGCAGGCCCTCATCGACGCGCTCCGCAACCACTGA